In Ruminococcaceae bacterium R-25, a genomic segment contains:
- a CDS encoding large subunit ribosomal protein L5, which translates to MTRLKDKYISEVAPALQEKFKYSSPMQIPKVDKIVLNMGVGEVKDNPKALESAMRDMGIIAGQKPVATTATKSIAAFKLREGMKIGCKVTLRGDNMYYFLDKLVSLALPRVRDFRGISPNSFDGHGNYAMGIKEQLMFPEIDYDKIDKIRGMDIIIVTTAGTDEEAFELLKLLGMPFRK; encoded by the coding sequence ATGACCAGATTAAAGGATAAGTACATTTCCGAAGTAGCACCTGCTCTTCAGGAGAAGTTCAAGTACAGCTCACCTATGCAGATTCCGAAGGTCGACAAGATCGTCCTCAACATGGGTGTTGGTGAGGTTAAGGATAACCCGAAGGCTCTTGAGAGCGCTATGCGCGACATGGGCATCATTGCAGGCCAGAAGCCTGTAGCAACAACAGCAACAAAGTCAATCGCAGCCTTCAAGCTCAGAGAGGGCATGAAGATCGGATGCAAGGTTACTTTGAGAGGCGATAACATGTATTACTTCCTCGACAAGCTCGTTAGCCTTGCTCTTCCCCGTGTACGTGACTTCCGCGGAATCAGTCCTAATTCCTTCGACGGACACGGCAACTATGCGATGGGTATCAAGGAGCAGCTCATGTTCCCTGAAATCGACTACGATAAGATTGACAAGATTCGCGGTATGGACATCATCATTGTTACTACTGCCGGAACAGACGAAGAGGCATTCGAGCTCTTGAAGCTCCTCGGTATGCCTTTCCGCAAGTAA
- a CDS encoding small subunit ribosomal protein S14, whose amino-acid sequence MAKKSMILKSQKTPKFSTQQHNRCKICGRPHAYIRKYGICRLCFRDLAYKGEIPGVRKASW is encoded by the coding sequence ATGGCAAAGAAGTCAATGATTCTTAAGTCTCAGAAGACACCCAAGTTTTCCACTCAGCAGCACAACCGTTGCAAGATCTGCGGAAGACCTCATGCTTATATCCGTAAGTACGGCATCTGCCGTCTCTGCTTCCGCGATTTGGCATACAAGGGAGAGATTCCGGGCGTAAGAAAGGCAAGCTGGTAA
- a CDS encoding small subunit ribosomal protein S8: MQITDAIADMLTRIRNAGTAGHATVDVPQSNMKKAIAQILLDEGYIEKFETLEGNTQGVIRITLKYSGRKPVISGIKRISKPGLRTYADKENLPRVLNGLGVAIISTSKGVMTDKQARKLGVGGEVLAYIW; encoded by the coding sequence ATGCAGATTACAGATGCAATCGCAGATATGCTTACAAGAATCCGCAATGCCGGTACTGCTGGACACGCTACAGTTGATGTTCCCCAGTCCAACATGAAGAAGGCTATTGCTCAGATTCTCCTTGATGAAGGATACATTGAGAAGTTTGAGACACTCGAGGGAAATACTCAGGGTGTTATCAGAATCACACTCAAGTATTCGGGCAGAAAGCCGGTTATCTCCGGAATCAAGAGAATCTCCAAGCCTGGTCTTCGTACCTATGCGGATAAAGAGAATCTGCCTCGCGTACTTAATGGCTTAGGCGTTGCTATCATCTCTACATCTAAGGGTGTTATGACTGATAAGCAGGCTAGAAAGCTTGGTGTAGGCGGCGAAGTTCTCGCTTATATTTGGTAA
- a CDS encoding large subunit ribosomal protein L6, protein MSRIGRMPIVVPAGVDVKIDGQHVTVKGGKAELSLDVHPDITVKLEDGQITVTRPSDDKNHRALHGLTRALIQNMVTGVHEGFTKTLEINGVGYRASKAGNKVTFNLGYSHPIEMVEPEGITIDVKDNQVIVQGADKQLVGETAAKIRSLRVPDVYKGKGIKYAGEHLIIKEGKTGAKK, encoded by the coding sequence ATGTCAAGAATCGGCAGAATGCCCATAGTCGTTCCTGCAGGCGTTGATGTTAAGATCGACGGCCAGCACGTAACGGTTAAGGGCGGCAAAGCAGAGCTCTCACTTGATGTTCATCCGGACATCACAGTAAAGCTGGAGGATGGACAGATCACAGTTACTCGTCCTTCCGATGACAAGAATCATCGTGCACTCCACGGCCTTACAAGAGCACTCATTCAGAATATGGTAACCGGCGTACACGAGGGTTTCACAAAGACATTGGAAATCAACGGTGTAGGTTACAGAGCATCTAAGGCTGGTAACAAGGTTACATTCAACCTTGGTTATTCACATCCTATCGAGATGGTTGAACCCGAGGGCATCACAATCGATGTCAAAGACAACCAGGTTATCGTTCAGGGCGCTGACAAGCAGCTCGTAGGCGAGACCGCAGCAAAGATCCGTTCTCTTAGAGTTCCTGATGTTTATAAGGGCAAGGGTATTAAGTATGCCGGCGAGCACCTTATCATCAAGGAAGGTAAGACCGGTGCTAAGAAGTAA